The genomic region CCTCTCCGCCTCCGTGGATGGCGTGGCTCCTCGCGTCACCTTCCCCGCTGTCCGGATCGAACTCAACATCACCGTCGACCTCACGATCAACGTCCAGAACCGAAACTACGCAAGCTTCAAGCACGGCGCGGGAAAGACTTTGCTTCTTTACCAAGGTACACAGGTCGGGGATGCGGATTTGTACCCGGGTAACGTTCCGGCGAGGGGCAACGCCACGCTGCCCTGCCGGCTTACTTTGCAGGTGGACCGGGTGGCGAACGACCTGAGCAAATTGATCAGTGATGTGCTGGGGGGTGAGATTATGCTCCAAACGAAAACCCGGATTCCGGGTAGGGTTACGTTCTTGGGGTTCATCAAGAAGCATGCTGTCGCTCTATCGGCGTGCCAGTTGACGATTGGGTTTCCGAACATGAAGGTGAAAAGACAGGATTGCAAGATCAAGGCCAAGTTGTGATAGATAACTTGTGAGTTGtgtgaatttttatttcttggtTCTGCTTCTGAATGATTCATGAGAAGGTGCAGATTGTAGCAAAATCACGGAGAGAATAGCATGTAAATGTTTAGAGTTTTGATTAGGAGTTAATTGGGAGTGATTAGTATAGGATTATCTACATTTTTTAGAAGTTTTTCTCTTAATCATAGATTTTGATGTATGAAAACAGAATAAACCATATAGAAACTCGtattttgttatattatatTTCCAATTTAGACTTTTATGTCGTAAAAAATGAATGTGATACTAATATATTGAATACATATAGAAATCACGTTCTTTcaattgattaaaaaatttgAGTATGATACCAATTTACTGAactcatgttttcaatatattaAATTCATAACTTCAATAACTCATTAATGTGATAACATGGAATGAGGTAGCGACTTCACGGGTATAAACTGGTTTGCTGCATGAACAATCTGCTGTGCCGGAAAGCATAAAAGCTACCCACCGACAGATTTTTCTATGTTGGGAATATGAGTCGATACTCTCAGTGATGATtagatacttgaaaaaaaaaaaaaaaaaaaaaaacagaaagggATTTTATGCATGAGTTATTGGATTAGTGCATTAATGTATAAAACAGAAAGGGAACCGGTTATCCAAGGTGGTGGTGGTATCCACGTCGTCATATGCTATCATTTGCCCACATGACATCGCTTATTGATTTAGAATACCACTACCTTGACATCTCTGTCGACATTGGATTTGAGATGAAGATATTGATTTTAACCCAAATCCATCATAACAATCACTTCTAATCATTCAAGTAACAGATTTTATTAATGCTGATAAAATTCTCCAAGATTTCCTCAGAAAgtaaacagaaaagaaaacataaacTCAGATCTGTTTCATTCGAAAGAACATTCATTTTTTAGCGGAGATTCGAAAAATAACAGCTGTGCTTTCTTTTGAGGAGAACCACCAGATTTATAAATTCAAGTGAAAGCGGTGTCTCTTAGAGGTTTGTTTCTATTCACATGAACTCAAATGCTGCAAACGAGAATCACAATTTGAGCCATGGGGAACAAATTTTTCATAATCTGTGTTACACTGGCCCCATGTAAAAGAATTCAAATCCTCTTCAAATCTTTGTGTCCAAAGCCGGCAGATCCACAAAGCTGGGCCACTCATTTTAAATCCTATGACCCCTATTAGCCTATTCTGTTGGCCCATCTCACACAAACCAAAAGTCCGGATATTTCTCTCCCTCCTTTGAACGGCCTGGATCTTGAGGTCCGCTTTCTCTAGACTtcaagatccggagaggatctaaaTTCCACGTAAAAAGGCCATTTTATCATACTCCTCCATTTCACCTCTCCTGTTTTCTCCTTCTACGCTTCTCCCTTTGTTTATGTCCCTCAATTCTCCGTTGGtttattcaatccaaaggcTAGAAAGAAACAAGGGAGAGTGTGCAAGGGTGAAAAGGGGGTGCGACAATCAATTCTCCACGCGAAAATATACAGAGTAGCCTTGTTTATAGTTGGCATCCTTGATATATGACAAACAACTACCTGTTTCAGACTTCTATAAACTAAAATTACCAAGAAGAAAACAACTTCATTCAATCAGTTTCACCAATTCTTATCATCCAACAACATTCAACGAAGTGCAAAATACACGGAAACATTCCCAATCATCAAATTATATAGCTCCAAATCGTAAAGTGCAGAGAGTTCACGCATATggaaattggataaaatagccATTGAACAAGAATAAGTTCAGTACCTGATCAATGAGGTTGGAAGAATTCACTATTTCATTTCTTCCCTGTGTCTAAAATTCTGACTAAAACCAAAAGAGCACTAGCCGATGCTAACTTAAATTCAAAAAACGATGTCTTTCCCTGTGTCTAAAAGCATAAATAATGTCAACAACTACTATACAATGCTAGCGCTACTGTGTCTAATCTAGGTCACCAGTTGGAAAGAAGTACCGGAATTCTGGCAAATTCACCGCACATAACCCGCATGAGTCAACTAGAATTAGAACTCGAGCTTTCTGATTAACCCCACATCAATGTTCCTTGACTTCCCTGATGGCCTCAGGGGAGCACCAGGACAAGAATCAGCTGCTCCAGTTTGACGTGGTTCTGGAGGAGGTGTTGCGCAGTCATCAGAACCGCAATCTTTCCTCAAGCGTTCAGCAATAACTCCCTCAGTTTGCTCAGACACGATGGCTTCCAATAGGTTTTCATACACAACTTCAAACATTTCTTCGTCCGAAATGGATTCCACATCAGTCCAAACCTCATCTTCCGAAGTTTGAACGGGAGAATCAAAGTTAAGCTGACAAGCAATCATGCCCCCGCACTTGCTGACATATTTTTTGCACTGCGGCGCCTTCACTAGGTCTTCCCGACCAGGGGCGAAGGGATCGAAGACATCATCCACCGGTGTCCTGGGGCTGCTATCATCAGAACAACCAAATGGGTTGTCCCCATTTTGGATGGCATTCGAATCCAAGCAAGTTACATTGGATGACTTCTTGCAAACTGACGGCGGAGATTTCAGATCAACGAGCAAGTCCCCGTTCTCTCGGACTGCATTAGGAGTAACAGGCCCTAGAGAAGCCACCCCATTAGCAATCAATTCCACCGGTGGTGCCCCAGCGTCCTTATGAAGCCCCAAAACACTAGCTTTATCAGATTCTTCCAAAGATTTTGAAGGCTGCAGTTTGCATTCCTCCAGTCCATTGGTACAACCTCCAGAACCCATTAATTCAAACAAAGGGTAGCAGCTGAAATggaaaattaacaattaaaaatagaatttgGCAGCAAAATTCAGATAAACCTCACGTTAAAGAATCGAACTTTGCATTAAAAACtagtataaaaaaataacagaaattaacaaagtaaTGGGTTGCAGAGAAgaaattaaagataaaaatctgaaaagataaaCCAAATTGCTCTGAACATGatatacaataaaaataatCTCACATGATAATTAAAGATCAGAACTTTGAATTAAATTCCTAATAAAAACTCAAGATTTCAATTTTCCCAGCCAAAAGGGAACAGGGCAATCCTGATTTCAAGAAACTAAAACCCCTAAAACAACAGAAACTCTgaatcaaaataaacaaaacgaataaaaacccaaaacagtgGCCAAGCAAGACTCGTCGAGTTTCCAGTTCAGAACCAAAACGAGtaaaagtagagagagaaagttggagttaccagagagagagagcagagagtTGGAGAACAGCAGAAGCAGAAGAGAGAGTGTTCTGTGAAATGAGGAACTGAGTCAGCGGCGTCGTTTGTGTTTCGAGTCATGGGGTTTGGTTCTTCCAGTTTTACATAGATCTGAGTGGCTCGACTCGTTCTTCTTATATACATGCATCGGATTGCGGGCCCACTTTCCGCGCAACTCACTCCCCCCATATTTTTGGCGGTTTGCAAAACTCACTCCTTGAACATTCCTTATTTGcctaattataaaattaaaattaaatcctcctaaaaaaaacataaaaataaacatttttttcattttttttttgtttatctgAGACGATGTTATGATACGATCGTGAtgtaaaaacgtaaaattttaTAGCTTATAATAATTTATGCTTATGATTTTAAATACACATCATTTATcatcaatttcttttcttttatttttttttatcatcaattTCTTATGATTAGAGGATAAGTTTGAATATTAAACCCCGTTTTGGAAAGAAAACCAATGTGGTGGGAAATATATTTTGGAGGGAAACatataaggaaaatatattttagagGGGAAAATATGGTGGGAAATTGTTTTGGAGGTAAAAATATGGTGCGAAAATATACATGGTAATAATAATATGGCGCGAATGAATATATGGTAATAGAATtaaagtgaaaataaaaaatatggcgCGAAAGAATACATGTTGGTTTATAAATTATCAGAAAGATAATTAGGAAAAAAGACAAAACTTTACCATATATGAACACTCTTTCCTTGATTGATTAATTCCTCAAACTTATCTTGTGGAATAAGGAAATGCTTATTAGTTGGCGCTCACTTGTTAATCTTACTGATTCAAGTGATAACACCATCCTTATTCAGTGACTCGGGCCCTTACTGGTCATGACCCAAGTACATAAACAGTAAGGCCCATTTAGGAAGACAATCAAAGGTGATGACCCATGTACGTAAAAGAATAAGGTGATACTTTCTATTAAGAAGTTGAGGTACCTCtataaaactaatcaataaCATGAAAAGACTAACTAAATTATAAGGACATGCAAGATCCATTTTTCTCTGTTGTGGGATTCACTCTCAACACGTTCCTCACTTGTGGCGAATTTTTAAGTTtaacacgtgaacaacacaaaccAGATGACATGAAACACGTGTGATCGTTGAGCTTCATACATGGGACAATTTACTCATACACcatgaagaagttgagattCCACCCGTAAACCAATTAGGAACCCTGagtcgaataaattgaagataATCAAATAATAGAAACTAACAAATAatgtataaaaagtaaaacaaaatgTATGAATAACTAAAGAATATTGATTAAGTATGACTGGTCAACTTTGAACCGCGACAGAAATAAATGGCCAGAGCAAATGGCCAGAGCGACCGAAATAAATGGCTATATCTTTCATTAATGTGCGCCATGTGGCCCATGTATTCAACTAGTTTGGTTGTCCACTATATTTCTTCGAGAAATGCGACTAACATTTTTTAACActcgagtttttttttttttttttaactttggcGGTACACAAAGTTTTATtgatatgaaaagaaaaaaaaagatgttacttagaccccaaaaaaaaagaaaaaaaaaaaaagaagaagacgatGTTACATCTAGTTAGGACTGATAAAAAAATACTTTATTTATTAGATTGTTATCTAAAGATTGATtgtgttaaaattcaaataaatttataattgtTTTGTCGTCCACAATTATTTAGTAAATAAAATAGATAAACTATGTTATTCAATTAAATAAGAAGATTTTGAcaattttaattaaacagttaaaagttttttatttgcttatttatttaaaatgtaaACTAAAAAGTAAACAATTTCGATTATTGtgaaacataataaaatgaaaataaaaaaaatctaactgaGAAAGTTGATTTAAATACTCAAAATTTCATATTCAAAATGAATTTTCAAGAAACCGATcgattttcttttcattttaaaattttattggtAGTCGACTGccaacttttattttttctttgggtCAACGACGACCGACTTTTAGCCGGATAAGTTGTTACGCAGCAACGGAAAATTCATCTTGTAATAGTACAAATTTATAAAAGTCCAAACAAACACACCAACTAAAATAACCCAAAAATTCATAACAAAGACTTCCCAAAACGACCGCCAAATGCTCACCATCCCTCTATAATAATAAAGCACCACTTATTCATCCCACCACCATACCAAACTTATCTTGTACATTTTGTTCTCTGCATCCTCTTCGTTGCCGTCGTCGGAGTTGTCGTCGTCATCGTAGTTATCTACCGATTACTACATAATTAGTTAATTACTCAGTTAAATATGGCCACTACAGTTTCAGGGACTGGCGCTCCTTCGTTAAAACGGCCTTCGCCGTCGTTTCGCCTCCGCTGTACTAGTCTCAACTCTCTCCGGCTCCGCCGCATCTTCGATATGTACGACAAGAACAAGGACGGCTTCATCAGCGTCCACGAGATTAGCCAAGCCCTAGCCCTTCTCGGGTTGGACACTGAAATCTCCGACCTCCATTCCACTATAAAATCCTTCATCCAACCCTCAAACGACGGCCTCAACTTCGACGACTTCGTCTCTCTCCACCAATCCCTCTATGACACCTATTTCGACAATAACAACGGCGATGAAGAGGCTGTCGCTGCCGCTGCTGAGGCAGCATCAACAGCTGCATGCGACAAGGAGACTATGTTGTCGCAGGAGGAGTCTGATCTTTCGGAGGCGTTCAAGGTGTTTGATGAGGACGGCGACGGGTACATATCGGCTAAGGAGTTGCAGGTGGTGCTTGCCAAGCTCGGATTCCAGGAAAGCAACGAGATCGATAGAGTTGAGAAGATGATCACCTCCGTTGACCAGAACCACGACGGCCTCGTTGACTTGTTCGAGTTTAAGAACATGATGCGCACTACTGTTCTTGTTCCCAGCTCTTGAAAGTTCTTAATCAAATCGATATTTGATATGCAACATGCATTTGCTTGTGATATATATCAA from Pyrus communis chromosome 9, drPyrComm1.1, whole genome shotgun sequence harbors:
- the LOC137745547 gene encoding uncharacterized protein — its product is MSSTMTENSNHNKPNKRKRLCLITIGVILFLNFLLFLIALILALTVFKSKQPKTEILSASVDGVAPRVTFPAVRIELNITVDLTINVQNRNYASFKHGAGKTLLLYQGTQVGDADLYPGNVPARGNATLPCRLTLQVDRVANDLSKLISDVLGGEIMLQTKTRIPGRVTFLGFIKKHAVALSACQLTIGFPNMKVKRQDCKIKAKL
- the LOC137746202 gene encoding calcium-binding protein CML42-like, with the translated sequence MATTVSGTGAPSLKRPSPSFRLRCTSLNSLRLRRIFDMYDKNKDGFISVHEISQALALLGLDTEISDLHSTIKSFIQPSNDGLNFDDFVSLHQSLYDTYFDNNNGDEEAVAAAAEAASTAACDKETMLSQEESDLSEAFKVFDEDGDGYISAKELQVVLAKLGFQESNEIDRVEKMITSVDQNHDGLVDLFEFKNMMRTTVLVPSS
- the LOC137745999 gene encoding uncharacterized protein, with amino-acid sequence MGSGGCTNGLEECKLQPSKSLEESDKASVLGLHKDAGAPPVELIANGVASLGPVTPNAVRENGDLLVDLKSPPSVCKKSSNVTCLDSNAIQNGDNPFGCSDDSSPRTPVDDVFDPFAPGREDLVKAPQCKKYVSKCGGMIACQLNFDSPVQTSEDEVWTDVESISDEEMFEVVYENLLEAIVSEQTEGVIAERLRKDCGSDDCATPPPEPRQTGAADSCPGAPLRPSGKSRNIDVGLIRKLEF